The following proteins are encoded in a genomic region of Oncorhynchus keta strain PuntledgeMale-10-30-2019 chromosome 8, Oket_V2, whole genome shotgun sequence:
- the LOC118386764 gene encoding protein disulfide-isomerase A6-like isoform X1, with translation MTRNWRGPQRTMRLLLAALLGCSLVFMVQGFYSASDDVVELNPSNFNREVLQSDSLWLIEFYAPWCGHCQSLTADWKKTATALKGIVKVGAVDADQHNSLGGQYSVRGFPTIKIFGANKNKPDDYQGGRNSQAIVDGALNALHTLVKDRMSGRSGGSDYSRQSGGGGGGSKKDVVELTDDNFDRLVLNSGEVWLVEFFAPWCGHCKSLEPEWAAAASAVKEQTKDKVHLGAVDATVHQGLASRYGIRGFPTIKIFKKGEEPEDYQGGRTRGDIIAGALDLFSDNAAPPELLEILNADVLKKTCDDYQLCVIAVLPHILDTGAAGRNGYLEVMMKMAEKYKKKMWGWLWTEAGVQMELEASLGIGGFGYPAMAAINARKMKFALLKGSFSETGIHEFLRDLSVGRGSTATVGGGALPNINSVEAWDGKDGELPVEDDYDLSDVDLDDNFVKNEL, from the exons CAGCTCTGTTGGGGTGTTCCCTGGTCTTTATGGTCCAAGGCTTCTACTCTGCTAGCGATGATGTGGTTGAACTCAACCCCTCCAACTTCAACCGGGAGGTTCTTCAGAGCGACAGCCTATGGCTCATCGAATTTTACGCACCTTG gTGTGGCCACTGCCAGAGTCTGACTGCTGACTGGAAGAAAACCGCTACAGCCTTGAAG GGGATCGTTAAGGTCGGTGCGGTGGACGCCGACCAGCACAACTCCCTGGGTGGTCAGTACAGTGTCAGAGGCTTCCCCACCATCAAGATCTTTGGTGCCAATAAGAACAAGCCAGACGATTACCAAG GTGGGCGCAATAGCCAGGCCATTGTGGACGGGGCCCTGAATGCTCTTCACACATTGGTGAAGGACAGGATGAGTGGCAGGTCGGGTGGCTCTGACTACAGTAGACAG AGTGGTGGTGGCGGCGGCGGCAGTAAGAAAGATGTTGTGGAGCTGACCGACGACAACTTTGACCGGCTGGTTCTGAACAGTGGTGAAGTGTGGCTAGTGGAGTTCTTTGCCCCCTGGTGTGGCCACTGCAAGAGCCTGGAGCCTGAGTGGGCTGCTGCAGCCTCGGCCGTCAAGGAGCAGACCAAGGACAAGGTCCACCTTGGAGCAGTGGATGCCACCGTGCACCAAGGTCTGGCCAGCCGCTATGGG ATCCGTGGATTTCCCACCATTAAGATCTTCAAGAAGGGGGAGGAGCCTGAGGACTACCAGGGGGGGAGGACCCGAGGTGACATCATTGCCGGGGCTCTGGACCTGTTCTCCGACAATGCAGCTCCTCCGGAGTTGCTCGAG ATCCTTAATGCAGATGTCCTGAAGAAGACCTGCGATGATTACCAGCTCTGTGTCATTGCTGTGCTGCCCCACATCCTGGACACAG GTGCAGCAGGCAGGAATGGCTACCTGGAGGTGATGATGAAGATGGCAGAGAAGTACAAGAAGAAGATGTGGGG CTGGCTGTGGACTGAGGCTGGTGTTCAGATGGAGCTGGAGGCGTCACTGGGCATTGGAGGGTTCGGCTACCCTGCCATGGCGGCCATCAACGCCCGCAAGATGAAGTTCGCCCTGCTCAAGGGCTCGTTCAGCGAGACTGGCATTCACGAGTTCCTCAG gGATCTGTCTGTAGGCCGCGGCTCCACTGCTACCGTCGGGGGCGGGGCTTTGCCTAATATCAACTCTGTCGAAGCCTGGGACGGCAAAGACGGAGAG CTTCCCGTGGAGGATGACTACGACCTGAGTGATGTGGACCTAGACGACAACTTTGTCAAGAACGAGTTGTGA
- the LOC118386764 gene encoding protein disulfide-isomerase A6-like isoform X2 produces the protein MTRNWRGPQRTMRLLLALLGCSLVFMVQGFYSASDDVVELNPSNFNREVLQSDSLWLIEFYAPWCGHCQSLTADWKKTATALKGIVKVGAVDADQHNSLGGQYSVRGFPTIKIFGANKNKPDDYQGGRNSQAIVDGALNALHTLVKDRMSGRSGGSDYSRQSGGGGGGSKKDVVELTDDNFDRLVLNSGEVWLVEFFAPWCGHCKSLEPEWAAAASAVKEQTKDKVHLGAVDATVHQGLASRYGIRGFPTIKIFKKGEEPEDYQGGRTRGDIIAGALDLFSDNAAPPELLEILNADVLKKTCDDYQLCVIAVLPHILDTGAAGRNGYLEVMMKMAEKYKKKMWGWLWTEAGVQMELEASLGIGGFGYPAMAAINARKMKFALLKGSFSETGIHEFLRDLSVGRGSTATVGGGALPNINSVEAWDGKDGELPVEDDYDLSDVDLDDNFVKNEL, from the exons CTCTGTTGGGGTGTTCCCTGGTCTTTATGGTCCAAGGCTTCTACTCTGCTAGCGATGATGTGGTTGAACTCAACCCCTCCAACTTCAACCGGGAGGTTCTTCAGAGCGACAGCCTATGGCTCATCGAATTTTACGCACCTTG gTGTGGCCACTGCCAGAGTCTGACTGCTGACTGGAAGAAAACCGCTACAGCCTTGAAG GGGATCGTTAAGGTCGGTGCGGTGGACGCCGACCAGCACAACTCCCTGGGTGGTCAGTACAGTGTCAGAGGCTTCCCCACCATCAAGATCTTTGGTGCCAATAAGAACAAGCCAGACGATTACCAAG GTGGGCGCAATAGCCAGGCCATTGTGGACGGGGCCCTGAATGCTCTTCACACATTGGTGAAGGACAGGATGAGTGGCAGGTCGGGTGGCTCTGACTACAGTAGACAG AGTGGTGGTGGCGGCGGCGGCAGTAAGAAAGATGTTGTGGAGCTGACCGACGACAACTTTGACCGGCTGGTTCTGAACAGTGGTGAAGTGTGGCTAGTGGAGTTCTTTGCCCCCTGGTGTGGCCACTGCAAGAGCCTGGAGCCTGAGTGGGCTGCTGCAGCCTCGGCCGTCAAGGAGCAGACCAAGGACAAGGTCCACCTTGGAGCAGTGGATGCCACCGTGCACCAAGGTCTGGCCAGCCGCTATGGG ATCCGTGGATTTCCCACCATTAAGATCTTCAAGAAGGGGGAGGAGCCTGAGGACTACCAGGGGGGGAGGACCCGAGGTGACATCATTGCCGGGGCTCTGGACCTGTTCTCCGACAATGCAGCTCCTCCGGAGTTGCTCGAG ATCCTTAATGCAGATGTCCTGAAGAAGACCTGCGATGATTACCAGCTCTGTGTCATTGCTGTGCTGCCCCACATCCTGGACACAG GTGCAGCAGGCAGGAATGGCTACCTGGAGGTGATGATGAAGATGGCAGAGAAGTACAAGAAGAAGATGTGGGG CTGGCTGTGGACTGAGGCTGGTGTTCAGATGGAGCTGGAGGCGTCACTGGGCATTGGAGGGTTCGGCTACCCTGCCATGGCGGCCATCAACGCCCGCAAGATGAAGTTCGCCCTGCTCAAGGGCTCGTTCAGCGAGACTGGCATTCACGAGTTCCTCAG gGATCTGTCTGTAGGCCGCGGCTCCACTGCTACCGTCGGGGGCGGGGCTTTGCCTAATATCAACTCTGTCGAAGCCTGGGACGGCAAAGACGGAGAG CTTCCCGTGGAGGATGACTACGACCTGAGTGATGTGGACCTAGACGACAACTTTGTCAAGAACGAGTTGTGA